gataatctatcttctccagtcttaagctacgtacacacgtcagatttttatcgcccgataatcggcatcggccaattatcgggcgaaaatctgccgtgtacagttggtgtcgtccatcgtccggacgaccgacctgccggatccacggacgatggacgacagccgatcctgtatgtacagcaccgttcatgcatcgtgcactcccttgtcattggaaaggatcgtgaaagatcctttccaacgacaaaaattggaagtgtgtacgcagctttagagagctttgataaatcaggcacactggCGCAATAGTTCCAGGACAAATAGAAGTTAAATTTCATCAAAGGGGGCACTATCAGCAGTAAACACTTATTAGAGTTTCAAATTCATTCCTACTCCATCCAAAGCTTGAAAAGAAGCACATTTACATTCCAAAGCTAAAGGTTAAACAAAAAACCAtgaaagaaattattttagtGTACCTCCAGGGAGGAGTCATGGTGCTGCAGAGAAGCTCCTCCTCCCACACAAAGAAGCTTCCTCTGTGCAGCATATTGGGAAAAGCAATGAACCTATCAGGAAAGAGGATACCCTGTGTATAACATTTGGATAGCAACACTGTATCAAAATGATACTTTATTGATTAATCACAGGGCACAACacaacaataaattacaaaatatctaatgcattatttacataatatttacagatatagcaacaaaaaaaatttgaacaattataataaatttaggtTAAATATAGGGTCAACTTCAATTAGGAATGGAGAGAATACTTGGTGCTTCTGGGTATGTTGGAGAATTAGCTACTACCTTTAGTCATACTTAGTATTAGTATTGCTTGGTGATTGGCCCAGTGTTTTCACATTGGGGTAAAGGGGGTAGGTTAGGTCTTGATAAGCATAGGCTAGTATGGCTCAGAGCCTATGCCGGGCTTCATTTCTTTGCTCCTGGCTGCCTAATGGGGTGTAAAGGAAGAAAAGCTAACAAGAGCTGAGATTGGGGAGAGGAAAACAGCAGTACCTGGTAATCAGTAATGTTGCAAGTTCATGTGCCAACAAGAACTATGATGACAGGATGAGTGGCAGAGGAACAGAAAGATGAGTTCATTAGTCTTCTGCTGCTTCTACTTTTGTTGTCCTGGACTTTGGGCAAGGACCTAAGTTACATtgattacatttgttacattgatTTAGTGGTGCATAAATATTAAGATTGGGTAGAAATACAACTTCTTTATAAGGTGCAATGGCATTGTTATATATACTTCATCTATGTATTTAGCTGGTGTTCAGCTTTCAATATACTGAAGGTCCAAATACTGTAGGtaagttttaaaggaaaaaaaaaagtcctaaataaTGGTTTCTCCAAGATAGATGTTTTATTAGCTTTCCGGTTCAGATATATTAGTAgacaatgtaaaaaggaaaaatagtcaGGCAGTATATGCTAATTGATTGTGTATTTGGGTAGATGTCATTTGGCAGTTGTGttcaatcaaaaaatatttatgatatgttGAAAGTTTCCTGAAGACTTCTCAAGGCCTGGTCCTGCGTTATACATTGCCACTCCTCGGGTATGTCTGCTGGTTTGTTGTTGTAATACTCTGCAAATTTCGCATTAAACTCCTTTAGAACATATTTCCAATAATCCGAGGCTGTCACACTACGGTCAGGCTGTATGGACCAATCTGGATAGCAGCTGTGGTATTGGCTGTACGGAACAAACTTTTTAGCTGATTTCAACGTTCTGAATTCACGGTTCCCTAAAACATCGGTGGTGCATATGATGTGGTCAAGCTTTCTGGTTTGATGATCTTTGCATCCACCTAACCCCTGAGGTCGATGAATAGAAGCAAAGTGCTCTTGGTGATCCAGTCCTCCCGCTTCACAGGGAACACGGCAAAATGGACACTGCTTCCCACATCCAGATATCCTCTTGAACAATTCATCCTCCGGTCTCTCAGTCATTTTTGAAAGAACAGCCTTAAAGCTCAAAGAGTTGAACTCTTgctttatttcttcttctgtcttaagGAGAAAGACCTGAATGTTGGAGGAAAACTCCTCCACTGTCGTCTGGCTCTGGTATATTATGGCTTTAACCACTCCGTGAGAAAAAACAAGCTCCCTTGCCAACATATTCAAAAAATTCtccataaataatgaaatatctgaacTTTCCAGGACTTTCAGATAATTAAGAACATCAACAACCCTTCTAGAAATGAAAGAGAGGATTTTAGAGTGTAGATTTTTTAATGccatgctttttttgtatttcttgcgGATATATTTTGAAATTCGAGTATCTACAAATTGTTTATAGTCAATGATATAGTTAATATACTCCTGAAAATCATTGTCTAATAAGAGCGTTTTCAGCAAATCAAACTGGAAAAATGTCCGACTGCTATATTTTCTGGAGTCTTCTCCCAACAAAATATCATCTACTATTTCTTTTCCAAAGTTTTTGTAAATGTACTCAGTTATGGCCGGTTTTAGGCACACGTCACAGAAATTTTTGGCCATGTTTTGGCTCGCATCTttcatttggtaaatgttttgaaatttaCAGAAGTATTGAGGTTTTAGTCTCTCCAAACACAGTTTTGGATCATTTTCTTGAATGTAGCCATCATGCATGGTCTGAAATATAGGTGCAGCTCTTCCTAAAATGTGGAGCTTCAAGTCTAACTCAAACAAGTCCGTGGTGCGGAACTCTTGAAGGTTTTCTTGATTAAGTTCGTTATTGATCATGTCAAGAAGATCCTGGCAATAATTCTCTTGATAATCCCCTCTTAGGTTGACCTTACCTTTTACGTAACCTAAACATTTCTCAAGCAACCAGTTTGCAAAGCTTTTTAGTCTAATATGAAGGTTTGTATAGTCATCTTCTGGACCCCAAGGCTCAGCAATATAATATGTGTCTACTGTAAAATCTACATGCTCATATTTCTCCAAATTTTGGTTTTCTAGAAGTTTTGCAGTCACTAAGCCAGGTTTTTTCTGTAAGTCCTTCTGGAGATGTCCAAAGATGTCTTCCTCGATATTACGCCTTGTTAAACTCACAAACTGAAATCCCGAAAAGGCTTCATCCCACACTTttgtaaattctttatttatcatCTGGTTATCTGGAATAAGGTTTGTTTCCCTGTAGTACTCTATAAGGGCACTGACTTTGTCTTGAATAATTTGGTGGCATTGATCCTTTTTCACTTGgagttctcttttgtttttttggattttgataGCATCTTCAAGTTTGGAACGTAGGTGAGTCTCATTTTGACTTCTGAGTAGTTTCACACTCCGGAAGAACTCTTCTTTGTATCCTTCAATAATGCCAGCATTGGCAGCATCCCTCTCAAAATACTTTTCCAAAGATTTCTTTATGCTTTGCTCTTCTTCTTCTAGCAAGTTCTGAAGTTCAGCATTAAATTTTTCACGCATGTCCGTTTGAAATAATCTAGTCTGGTTCCTGATTACATTCTCAGTCTCGGCCAACCAATTGTAAGTTGCTTTCCTGAACTTCCATTGAAGCTCTGAATATTTCACAGTCAGTTGGTCATAGGCAGAAGCCACCTGACTGTTCCTGAAGCTGTATATAAAGGTTTCATGCCTGATATTTTCCCATAGTTGTCTTAACCATTTTGAAAAATCATAAACTGTCTGGGCATTAGGTAGCTGTTTAAGAAATTCTATCAAGTTTCTTTTAAGCTCATAGGTGCTTTCACTGTAGCCAAAATTTACCGAAGCCATTGGTGGGTCACCGCACCAGAGACCAGGAATGTATACACTGTTATTTTCTAGGTCATGGTCAAGGACATCAGCAAATTCATTTACTTcccttcttttttccattttagcaGCAAATATGGTCATCTCATCTAACTGTTGCCTAAATTTTTTCCGGCCTCTTAGGTTATTCCAAAAGGCTGAAATATCAGCCACATTCTGATGCACAAATCTGCAGTTGGGTTTCCTTCCAAATTTAGTCATTCTTAGAAATGCATGGACCACAATCTGCAAGATGTCATTCATCTCCGTTACATTTTCCATGGACAGATTAATGATAGTGACGTCACTTAAACCAACTACCAGTGTTGCAAGCTCATTGTCATGATCATAGCTGCCTTCTAGAGAAGTATGCTCAGGCGCTTTCAATCCTTCAGTATCAATCACAAGAATGAACTCACATCCCAGTTCCTCTTggaagttttcttttactttaatgaGTGTCATGAAAGCCCCTCGAGTGCATCTTCCACTGGACACTGGAAAATGCAAACCAAACATGGTGTTCAGAAGGGTGGACTTCCCTGTACTTTGTACACCCAAGACTGTTATCACTCTCAATGAGACCTGCCCATCTGTTTTTTCATCCAATTCACTCAGAACATCAGATATCCACCTTAACGGGATATTGGAGGCATCTCCATCAATAAGCTCCAATGGAAACCCATTGAGCAGAAGATCAGCTGCAACTCCTGGGAGATTGCAGAACTTCCTCTCACTTTCTTTTAACTTGTCCTCCTGCACTTGGAAACATTCAGCTTCATAAAACTGCGACATTTCTCGAATGAAATGTTCAATGCCTAAGTAGCTTAGATATTTTATTTGATCCTCCTTTGAATTATCAATGCTTTCATTTGGTTTTGGATTTTGTAAATATGTCAGACGAGTCATTGAAACAGAGTCAAGAAAAAGTCTCatccattttaggaaaaatcttTTTTCCAAAGGGTTTAGTTGATAAAGTGATTTTATAAACATTTCCATTTCAGGTGGTAGACTATGCTTACTCTGTTGTTCGAGtaaattgtatttctcttttttgagTCGCACTCTGTATTTTTCCAAGCATTCATTACCTTGTTTTTTCATCCTGTATAATTCCTTATCTGTGTCAGAAATTTTTTTCCATAGCTCTCCCTGAAGTATCATggtgttttgtttgtattttaccaCATCCTTGATATGCTTCATAATATCCAGGGCTCGATGTTTTGCAGTCTGGCATTCTTTTGAATTCTCATCCACACAGATTCCAAGTTTACAGGCTTTGTGCACCAAGTCCTGTAATTTAGTTGCTGCAGGAGAAGTGTTTATTAAGTCTGCTATTAACATCTGCAACTTTTTCACCAACTCTGCATGGCTAACATTTCTCCTTTTTACAAGCACTTGGCCTTTATCGATTCCTAGAATTGGTGAAAGTTTTCTTAAAAAGTCCAGAGTAACACTGGTTATTTCAGCATTTGATAACACAAAGTAATATTTAGGGTGAGCATCTCCCAACCTTGACAGCAGCTGGTAATCCTTCTCACTAATACTGTCgacaaatataaaaacagcagTAGAGAAATCTCTGAGAAAGGTGAACTGTGTCCAATTTGATGCCACATCTCCTCGTAGGTTTGCAACCATAATAGGTTCTGGGAAATTGTCTGAGTTCCCTTGGCCAGTAGGAAAGTACCAGGAAGTTTCCACTAAGCCATCCGATATTTTCCGAGGAATGTTCCCACCTTCTAAATTCCTATGGATGAAAAACGGAAGGAGCCTCTGGCTGGAAGAGataatttgatttaaaatgtcTGATTTGGACAAACTACAGTCCCCGAGCCTCACAAATGAGAAGAGTGGCATTGAAATGTTGACTATATTTCCTTCCTTGAATCCTTTCCTATCCACAAGAGATTGAGGTCTCCATCGTTTCACAATATCTCTCATGGCCCACAACAAGAAGGTGCAGCCTGGGGTATCACATGCAGGGAGCAATAGGGGGACAGCGAACTGACACTTGGACATTTTGTACACAATTTCCTGTTGTAAGAAGCCATCAGAGCAATGCAAAATCATGCATAAAATGTCAAGTGGATGAACACTGCTTATATGGTcactttcatttgtttctttatcAAAGCCCTCACTTAGGTTTGACTGTAAAAGTTCTGTATTGCGTGCCTTCACATTTAGAGATAAGAGCATTCTTAAGAAAAACCATGGCGTGTCCTTCACCTTCGTAAAAGTAATTGGCTGTGAATCTTCTTTCCCAATGGTTAACATATCATGAAGAGTTATTGAATCACTTCTGTAGTTCTCCAGGCCAAGCTGAGACATGATTTCACAGAAGGCTTTTCTTTTTGCTGAGAAAATGAAAGATAAGGCAGTTTTAATcccttgaaaaatattttgcaacagGTATTTATTTGATCGAAATCTGTAACCGAAATGAGAGAGGTGAagatttctttaaatacattttcaagtaaTATTCAAAAAAGCTTATCCAATTGTGATAACTTTGATGAATGCTTCTTGACCTGCAACCTCCTGGCATTGGGCTTTTTCATCTATCCATAACACTCTTTAGGGCAGCTGTTCCTGATGTATTTAACATTAACGcctaaaataacattcaggtcttaggGACCCCCTTTATatttactatgtccacagctcacagtatattagcatggtggtcattgggaagaatgtcacccttacagatagacaaaaagatcatcaAAAGAAAATCAATTGAAGTGACCTGAAAGTTACAAACTgattattgctcaaggaacccccaagaacctctggaggaatcctgttTAGGACAACCAAAAGCAGTTTTTCAGCTGTCAAATATGATGAAGGTACATCCAGAAGTGGATTGTGTACGGACAAGTGGAGATATGTGAATTAGAGTGAAACTGGGATTATTCTTCAAAAACAGATCATTTTACATGTTCCCTtcctaatgttttcattttcaaacatcatttttaaaatttaggataGACTAAAAACTAACTGAAGACTgttctaaattattaaaattaaaatttagacACTTTAAATGATGAAATAGTTTTTAGCTAAATTGATCGGAACTTGTTAACTTGCAAACTGATGAGCTTGAATATTATGACTTGAAGTAAAATATAAGGGTCTATGTATAAATGTTTCACACAATATTCACCCAGTCATTATccaaacattacatatttttcacattgtattcgattacaaaatgtgtgaaaaactcttactcttaagctacgtacacacgtcagatttttatcgcccgataatcggcatcggccaattatcgggctaaaatctgccgtgtgtacagtcggtgtcgtccatcgtccggacgaccgacctgccagatccacggacgatggacgacagccgatcctaatgaaagggaaggggagagcgcgcagcagggtgccgctccgtcgctccccccctcccctctccatagagcatgaacggtgctgtatgtacagcatcgttcatgaatcgtgcactcccttgtcgttggaaaggatcgtgaaagatcctttccaacgacaaaaattggaagtgtgtatgcagctttactcttACTCATGCATTTTTCTAATCCAATTTGAAAAATGAGTATATTTTAGGCAAAACTTAGGAGAATTTTGGATGAAatgtcagtatttatatattttataaatatggttGAGTTATAGTAGAGGAATTGAGGTACTGTAAGTAGTGGCCGGTGCTCTGTAATTGTAAGAGTAAATTCACCAGTTTCCATTTTCCCACCGCGTATTACAACAGGGCTAGGAGGCTGGCTGTAGCTCCTGTTCAGCAGCAAAATGCAGCGTACGCCCATGTGCCTATACTTCAATCTCTGGCAGTGATGTACTGTGTGTCAGACAGACACGTGCCATCTTGTAGTTTTGTATGGAACTGCTAGTTTCAATTTCATTGTAGTTCATTGTAGCAGCTGGGACAACTTCTTTTATGACCCAGCTGCTCCAGGTTCTTCTGCTTATTCCTGATTGTCCGGTGGACATAAAAAGCTGTACTTACCCAGTCAACCTTGCAGGTAATATCCTTTACCTTCTAGATGCTAAGGATGAGCTTGTTTATGGTATAAATGTTGCTGTCCTTGTTCTATCTGACCCCTCTTGTCAGTAGCCctgaccgaccttttgcctgatCCTGCCCACTTTTCTGCTAGAATACCTCAACAGCTTTTCTACCTGTGCATGACCTTTGGCTCTGATCTTGACCTCTTCCAATCATTTGATACTCTGACCTTTCTCTATCTTACATTGTTGTTGCAGTTAGTTATCTCCTGGCCTggcctgtgggctcctggtccttggCAAACCCCtcttccccagatgccattccATGTACACTCAAGTACTGGGGGCAACTGTGTTAGAACTATGCCCCTAGGCTCCCAACGACATAGACATAGGTGAACCGTCCAAAGCTGGATTGGGTAACTGACACCTGGGGGTATGTTGAACCAGGGCCATACAGTAtgacagaaaatattattttgaaccAAATGATAAAACTCACGATTAGACAGGTGAGACAAGGTTGGAAATCGAGGAATCATATCTTCAAGATGGAACAGGAACTTCTTGCAGACAGACTCTCCTTGCTTCACGATGGTGTTCAGGAATTCATCAAACCTATCCCTTGTGCTCCATACTGCACAGCCTGGGTGGATATTTTGCGGGTGGATGAAGTTCAGCTCATTATTAAGACGACCTAGATCATCTTCTATAAAATTACAGAGCTCTTCTCTCAGGCAGACAATGGTCCGTGATGCCTCTTCAATATAGGCCATGGtttcctggttgagattcaaaaaAGGTTAAATTGTTACATAGTATGCATATTACAATGCACTTCACCCTTTAATTTGTTtctatcacattttttattttcttgaccattcaggtcttcagggaaccctggctatatttactgtatccacagctcacagtacattaatgacgtggtcaatgggaagaattcctcttacactgctggaCACTGGGAataatgtcactcttacagatagccaaaaagatcataggtgtcagttaaactgacctgagaagtacaaattgctcattgctcaagtgaTATAGATGTTTCCAATGTTTTGTCTCAGCAGGTATAGTTGCAGGAACATAAAAAATACCTTAATTTCCTAAAGTGAGCTGAAAATGCTGCCTCTCCCATACTGAAATGCCAAAGGATATAGTCAGCCATGTCTGATTTTTCAAGTGTTGGATTACAGTACATTTCTTTACCAGGCATTGAAGCTACTAAGATGGCGGCGGGGGGGGGTTGTCGGTCCACAGCATTTGCTGTTTTCAACTGACCTTTTATTCCCAAAATGCAGGTCCACacacatattcacatattttgttAAGCCTCTCCTAACCTAAGGGGCGACCTCCACCCACATCTTCTGCTCTTTTATCCAGGTTTCCAagctttgaccatcttgattgacaCCAGTGGCATAAATAGACTCCTGGAATACATGCAGGTCATATTCCAAAGCTCTGCACAATTTGCACTTGTGCCACTCAATGTACTGAGAAGGATTGCAACAGACAGGtcagatactaaaaaaaaaatatgtacctgCTCTGTGAGTCCAATCCATCTTCTTCTTCCCTATCAAAGCTATAAGAACCACTATCTGCCACCTCCATGTGTGGCACATAACATGACCCGCCCCACGTGCTATGGTTCCACACCCCAGCTCCCATAACACAATAGCACACTATGATCAGTGCCAGGTTTccccaaattatttattttcagccATTCTCTAGAGCTTAAAAAGAATTATCGCAtgttaataatacataattacatatagttacatacaTATGTTCATGAaattaaaccactagggaaataaacataccaaaaaaaaacctataaacatagttgatccagaggaaggcaagaaatcCCCCCTTATAAActatggttcaatttgctccaacagggtaaaaaaatccttcctgattccatgaggcaatcagatgaaagaaagtactttgctagctttacatattacagcttggcattgcatgctatttaGCCTATGATCtaacagaacccccagatcccttGCCACCATTGGCCCCCCCAAAATATACtccccctagacaatatgaagcatgcaagTAGCCCCCAAaagcatacctttacatttctcaataatgAATGTCGTCTGCCACTTGGCTGACCAATCagacagtacatccaggtctgcttatagattatagacattctgtatggacctaattgcattatatagtttggtatcatctgaaaacacagaaatggtacttttaatcccaaatccCAATCTCTATATAATTCATGAATACAATTACAGATATGGTAAATCCCAACTTTCACTGCCCTCAAATTGTAGTTAAAATAAAGCCAATTAACTATTGAGCTGTCCAATGGCCAACTGAAGGGGAATGCATGGCAGACTGGCAATGTAATTACTATTGCAAAGCAGTAATTTAGTGTAATCAGCCTGCAACAGGAAGAGCTGCTACCAACagaatctccaagactggagatgattcACTTGGGAGAACTCGAGTGATTCattaaatctgaaatggatttattaaaaatcatttgctattagttggcaaatgtctttaatcgtggaccagatcctttccaagtttgctggatcacccaggttttcaaatgaaacattaaaaaaagtaaacttccTTGCTGAAATGAATTATGTGAGCAGAGATTCAACTTATTTCAAAGTAAAAGTTCTAAGTGAATATTCTCGTCAAGCTGGGCAGGATTTGTTGttccccagaaaaaaaattataacagatTACAAAAAGGCTGCGGCTGGGAATTCCAAGTCCACAATTTCTGTAATTGCAAATTTATGACTATTTTACCCTTCCCAACAAgtctatttttaatattcaccCTACATTTATCCAAAATCTACACTTTCTTTCACATTGAATCATAAATCATgataaaaaattgtatacattttggataaaagctGGGGTCAATCTTGGGCGAAAACATTTCATCTAAGATTAAGTTTTCTGTCTATGAGGTGCCAATTCTAAGCGTGTCACTGTTTTTTAGTAATTGGATCCAACAAAgattgcaaattgtttttaagctgtaaaaataaattagatggGCATTTGTATCTGTGGATTTTAAAAGGGCTGACCACTGATCAACCACCACCCATctcagggttcttccagaggttgctgggggttccataaacaatgagcagtttgtgcctctcaggtcagtttaggtgaccctaatgatatttttggctatctgtaagggtgacattcttcccaatggccagcaatgtaagaaacattcttcccactgaccaccacacttatgtactgtgatctgtggacatagtaattttagaaggggttccctgaagacctgaaaattattccaaggacaataattatcattacacagtatatatatagctccaacatattacacagtgctgtacaaagtccatagtcatgtcactagctgtccttcaaagaggctcccaatgtccctaccatagtcatatgtcatttatacagtctaaggtcaattatgggggaagccaattaacctaactgcttgtttttgggatgtgggaggaaacctgcgTACCacgaggaaacccacgcaaacacaggaagaacctgcaaactccatgcagatagtgtcatggccgagattcaaacctggtagctagcgctgcaaaggctggagtgctaacttctgagccactgtgctaatATAAAAACACGTCTTTGACATTAAAAGTTGCCCCATGTGTGGTCAGCACGGCTCCAGACTTCCATTGCTATAAATCAGCCAGTTGTATCATGCACAATATCTTAAGTTACCTCTGTCTGGTGGATCAGTCCTTGCTGGAATACATTTCTCAATGCCGTGTTGAACAGAAGTCTTGCCTTTACCTTCTGAAGCTGCGGAGATCCTCTAACAAGGTATGACCGCTGTGTCTGGTGTAACATTACATATGGCACCCACACAGAGGGGCCTCTGTCACACGTCACTCAAAGTTCAATCATTCTAGAAAAAGTGATAGGAACAAACACAATGGTACTTTCCCAGAAGAAACTAGTTATACCACTtctggaatgcaaaaaaaaaaaaaacagtagcacaAATATATGCACACAGAAGTTTAGCACAGTGCAATATCTCATATTATTCATAAGTCACATTGCCATTAAAATGTatgcatgctcagatcatggacatCATTGTTATATATTAACCAGAAGTAAGAGAGCTTTAAAACGAGCCATCACTGACCTTTCTAGCTGTTTGTACCACAAAATAATGCATCCTCAAAGATCTTCAATGGAAAGTCTGAAAGTTAGTTTCTAGCAACTTAGA
The Pyxicephalus adspersus chromosome 7, UCB_Pads_2.0, whole genome shotgun sequence genome window above contains:
- the LOC140334482 gene encoding up-regulator of cell proliferation-like gives rise to the protein MIPRFPTLSHLSNPKRKAFCEIMSQLGLENYRSDSITLHDMLTIGKEDSQPITFTKVKDTPWFFLRMLLSLNVKARNTELLQSNLSEGFDKETNESDHISSVHPLDILCMILHCSDGFLQQEIVYKMSKCQFAVPLLLPACDTPGCTFLLWAMRDIVKRWRPQSLVDRKGFKEGNIVNISMPLFSFVRLGDCSLSKSDILNQIISSSQRLLPFFIHRNLEGGNIPRKISDGLVETSWYFPTGQGNSDNFPEPIMVANLRGDVASNWTQFTFLRDFSTAVFIFVDSISEKDYQLLSRLGDAHPKYYFVLSNAEITSVTLDFLRKLSPILGIDKGQVLVKRRNVSHAELVKKLQMLIADLINTSPAATKLQDLVHKACKLGICVDENSKECQTAKHRALDIMKHIKDVVKYKQNTMILQGELWKKISDTDKELYRMKKQGNECLEKYRVRLKKEKYNLLEQQSKHSLPPEMEMFIKSLYQLNPLEKRFFLKWMRLFLDSVSMTRLTYLQNPKPNESIDNSKEDQIKYLSYLGIEHFIREMSQFYEAECFQVQEDKLKESERKFCNLPGVAADLLLNGFPLELIDGDASNIPLRWISDVLSELDEKTDGQVSLRVITVLGVQSTGKSTLLNTMFGLHFPVSSGRCTRGAFMTLIKVKENFQEELGCEFILVIDTEGLKAPEHTSLEGSYDHDNELATLVVGLSDVTIINLSMENVTEMNDILQIVVHAFLRMTKFGRKPNCRFVHQNVADISAFWNNLRGRKKFRQQLDEMTIFAAKMEKRREVNEFADVLDHDLENNSVYIPGLWCGDPPMASVNFGYSESTYELKRNLIEFLKQLPNAQTVYDFSKWLRQLWENIRHETFIYSFRNSQVASAYDQLTVKYSELQWKFRKATYNWLAETENVIRNQTRLFQTDMREKFNAELQNLLEEEEQSIKKSLEKYFERDAANAGIIEGYKEEFFRSVKLLRSQNETHLRSKLEDAIKIQKNKRELQVKKDQCHQIIQDKVSALIEYYRETNLIPDNQMINKEFTKVWDEAFSGFQFVSLTRRNIEEDIFGHLQKDLQKKPGLVTAKLLENQNLEKYEHVDFTVDTYYIAEPWGPEDDYTNLHIRLKSFANWLLEKCLGYVKGKVNLRGDYQENYCQDLLDMINNELNQENLQEFRTTDLFELDLKLHILGRAAPIFQTMHDGYIQENDPKLCLERLKPQYFCKFQNIYQMKDASQNMAKNFCDVCLKPAITEYIYKNFGKEIVDDILLGEDSRKYSSRTFFQFDLLKTLLLDNDFQEYINYIIDYKQFVDTRISKYIRKKYKKSMALKNLHSKILSFISRRVVDVLNYLKVLESSDISLFMENFLNMLARELVFSHGVVKAIIYQSQTTVEEFSSNIQVFLLKTEEEIKQEFNSLSFKAVLSKMTERPEDELFKRISGCGKQCPFCRVPCEAGGLDHQEHFASIHRPQGLGGCKDHQTRKLDHIICTTDVLGNREFRTLKSAKKFVPYSQYHSCYPDWSIQPDRSVTASDYWKYVLKEFNAKFAEYYNNKPADIPEEWQCITQDQALRSLQETFNIS